A single Prochlorococcus marinus XMU1410 DNA region contains:
- a CDS encoding NnrU family protein, whose amino-acid sequence METHKTSLIILILILIFAVIHSGGAALRIKAESIMGPRLWRLCFVFLSLPSAIILISYFLAHRYDGIRLWNLQGNNFVFMVVWFLTAISFLFLYPATYNLLEIPSVLKPKVRIYGTGIMRITRHPQAFGQIIWCFAHTLWIGTSFTLVTSIGLVLHHLFAIWHGDKRLANRFGEEFENFKKNTSIIPFLAILEGRQEFKIKEFFRLSQVGILIAIGVLWWSHQYINIAVKTFNSSFLSEFFN is encoded by the coding sequence ATGGAGACTCATAAAACTTCGCTAATCATCTTAATTTTGATTTTGATTTTTGCAGTCATTCATAGTGGGGGAGCTGCTTTAAGAATTAAAGCAGAATCTATTATGGGTCCAAGATTATGGCGGTTATGTTTTGTTTTTTTAAGTTTGCCATCTGCAATTATCTTGATTAGTTATTTTTTAGCTCATAGGTATGACGGAATCAGATTATGGAATTTACAGGGAAATAATTTTGTTTTTATGGTCGTTTGGTTCTTAACTGCAATAAGTTTTTTATTTTTATATCCCGCTACTTACAATTTGCTAGAAATTCCTTCCGTTTTAAAACCTAAAGTACGAATCTATGGAACTGGGATAATGCGAATCACAAGACATCCACAAGCATTTGGTCAGATAATTTGGTGTTTTGCGCATACTTTATGGATTGGTACATCATTCACATTAGTAACTTCTATTGGCTTAGTTTTGCATCACCTTTTTGCAATTTGGCATGGCGACAAGAGATTAGCAAATAGATTTGGAGAAGAATTTGAAAATTTTAAAAAAAATACCTCCATAATCCCTTTCTTGGCGATACTTGAGGGGAGGCAAGAATTTAAGATTAAAGAATTTTTTAGGTTATCTCAAGTTGGCATACTAATTGCAATAGGCGTACTTTGGTGGTCTCATCAATATATAAATATTGCTGTTAAAACATTTAATTCATCATTTTTGTCTGAATTTTTCAATTGA
- a CDS encoding LysR family transcriptional regulator → MPELPFTLDQLRILKAIAAQGSFKKAADLLYVTQPAVSLQIQNLEKQLEITIFDRGGRKALLTEAGRLLLEYCERILNQCDEACKAIEDLNSLKGGTLVIGASQTTGTYLMPRMIGLFRQKYPDVSVQLQVHSTRRTGWSVANGQIDLAIIGGQLPGDLENLLQVIPYATDELALVLPSKHPLSTKKELLKEDLYKLNFVTLDSQSTTRKVVDKLLQDSGLDIQRLKIEMELNSLEAIKNAVQSGLGASFLPVVSIERELSAGTIHKAFVADLEVKRELKLITNPSRYTSRASEVFKKNILPQFASLESPLRHI, encoded by the coding sequence ATGCCAGAATTACCATTCACACTCGACCAATTAAGAATATTAAAAGCTATAGCAGCTCAAGGAAGTTTTAAAAAAGCTGCAGATCTCTTATATGTCACCCAACCTGCCGTAAGTTTACAAATACAAAATTTAGAAAAACAACTTGAAATCACAATTTTCGACAGAGGTGGGAGGAAGGCTCTTTTGACTGAAGCAGGGAGACTATTACTTGAATATTGTGAACGGATTTTGAATCAATGCGACGAAGCTTGCAAGGCTATTGAAGATTTAAATAGCTTAAAAGGTGGAACTCTTGTCATTGGAGCGAGCCAAACAACGGGTACCTATTTAATGCCGAGAATGATAGGGCTATTCAGACAAAAATACCCTGATGTGTCCGTCCAACTTCAAGTTCATAGTACGAGAAGAACTGGTTGGAGTGTGGCCAATGGACAAATTGACTTAGCCATTATTGGCGGACAATTACCTGGAGATTTGGAAAATTTGCTACAAGTAATTCCATATGCCACTGATGAATTGGCATTAGTTTTACCATCTAAACATCCACTTTCGACCAAAAAAGAGCTTTTAAAAGAAGACTTATACAAATTAAATTTTGTAACATTAGACTCACAATCTACAACAAGAAAAGTTGTTGACAAACTTCTCCAAGATTCTGGGCTTGACATTCAAAGATTAAAAATTGAGATGGAACTTAACTCTCTTGAAGCAATCAAGAATGCAGTTCAATCAGGTTTAGGAGCTTCGTTTTTGCCTGTTGTTTCTATTGAAAGAGAATTATCGGCTGGAACAATTCATAAAGCATTCGTAGCTGATTTAGAGGTAAAAAGAGAACTTAAATTAATTACTAATCCGTCAAGATATACATCAAGAGCATCAGAAGTATTTAAGAAAAACATTCTCCCACAATTTGCTAGTTTAGAAAGCCCTTTGAGGCATATATAA